One Polaribacter sp. SA4-12 genomic window carries:
- a CDS encoding glycosyltransferase: MKVLIVNSYDVGGAAKACIRLHEGLIEKEIDSTILFKVKQKNISNSVQFKKLPAKNTKIQRIKLKIYRILKELKIIKPKPVKKQSAIVDRHSNLEMFSFPNSSFDITESELYKEADIINLHWIAEFLDYETFFKKNTKPVIWTLHDMNPFSGGEHFTEEFLGINKKGKPIKRVISESEKKIFSKNIIFKKNALKNVSNLHIVVLCNWMKNEVKKNILFKDYPIHLIPNGINTDVFKQREKVFSREILNIPQNKKVILFVSDSLSNNRKGFAFLEKAFEELKTDDVFLCAIGKKNNLKHNYDNILELGFIYDERLMSIAYSAADVFVIPSLMDNLPNTVLESIMCGTPVVGFPVGGIKDMIEDGVNGLLTKDISVLSLVETLTLFLCTCGSYNSGKIRENALKKYSQKIQSEQYLKLFQSIYNKSKIDI; encoded by the coding sequence ATGAAAGTTTTAATAGTTAATTCTTACGATGTTGGTGGGGCTGCAAAAGCATGTATAAGGTTACATGAAGGTCTTATAGAAAAAGAGATTGACTCTACTATATTATTTAAAGTAAAACAAAAGAACATATCTAATTCAGTACAATTTAAAAAATTACCTGCAAAAAATACAAAAATTCAAAGGATAAAATTAAAAATTTATAGAATTTTAAAAGAATTAAAGATCATAAAACCAAAACCTGTAAAGAAACAATCCGCAATAGTTGATAGACATTCGAATTTAGAAATGTTTAGTTTTCCAAATTCAAGTTTTGATATAACGGAATCTGAGTTATATAAAGAAGCAGACATAATTAATTTACATTGGATAGCTGAATTTTTAGATTATGAAACTTTTTTTAAAAAGAATACCAAGCCAGTAATTTGGACTTTACACGATATGAATCCATTTTCAGGTGGAGAACATTTTACGGAAGAATTTTTAGGAATAAACAAGAAAGGTAAACCTATAAAAAGAGTAATTTCTGAAAGTGAAAAAAAAATATTTTCAAAAAATATAATTTTCAAAAAAAATGCTTTAAAAAATGTGTCAAACTTGCATATTGTTGTTTTATGTAATTGGATGAAAAATGAAGTAAAGAAAAATATACTATTTAAAGATTATCCAATACATTTAATTCCAAATGGCATAAACACTGATGTTTTTAAGCAGAGAGAAAAAGTGTTTTCTAGAGAAATTTTGAATATACCTCAAAATAAAAAAGTTATTTTATTTGTTTCGGATTCTTTAAGCAATAATAGAAAAGGTTTTGCATTTTTAGAAAAAGCTTTTGAAGAACTAAAAACAGATGATGTTTTTTTATGTGCCATTGGTAAAAAGAATAATTTAAAACATAATTATGATAATATTTTGGAGTTAGGTTTTATATATGATGAACGATTAATGAGTATTGCTTATTCTGCTGCAGATGTTTTTGTAATACCTTCTTTAATGGATAATTTACCAAATACGGTGTTAGAATCTATTATGTGTGGAACGCCAGTAGTTGGTTTTCCTGTTGGTGGAATAAAAGATATGATTGAAGATGGTGTTAATGGTTTATTAACAAAAGATATAAGTGTTTTGTCTTTAGTAGAAACTTTAACATTGTTTTTATGTACATGTGGTAGCTATAATTCGGGAAAAATTAGAGAAAATGCTTTAAAAAAATATAGTCAAAAAATACAATCAGAGCAATATTTAAAACTATTTCAAAGTATTTATAACAAATCAAAAATAGATATTTAA